One Lutzomyia longipalpis isolate SR_M1_2022 chromosome 4, ASM2433408v1 DNA segment encodes these proteins:
- the LOC129794692 gene encoding uncharacterized protein LOC129794692, whose product MERRSFRYSSSYYRKIDALRKSLNNTYNTNQVLNISVGNDIAEENETSMDIDFEEENINLDYSSDENTEDEEEYNTPDLHNDIHIWAIEHDIKHDALTKLLHILRQFPMFQYLPLDARTILETPRHIDVKPMGNGEMWYHGVKTVVCKQLEQLNIDNLPKISIRFHVDGLQVFKSSKIDVWPILCAIDELPNIPPQVVAIYCGNGKPSCVSEYFEKFIPDVQDLIRNGLKIGMHHIIVSIKSFLCDLPARAFVKGTVYYNHRYGCSKCTVEGENDPGPRMSYPTLNAPKRTNESFRRRQDPSHHHETSIIEELPIDMITAFPVSDDLHLLHLGVMKRLVLGWMEGKFNYHSKWPAAITKKVSRRLVKLNYYRPKELHRNIRDLNEISRWKATEWRTFLMYTGVVILKDILKEDVFYNFLLLFCSVTICESRHYHHLLPVAEAMLQEFVKTYIQLYGRDQIVMNIHSIIHVVDDVRNHGPLLSMSTYPFENELQSIKKKVRNGNRPLVQIARRQMEKSYVDLLKAKKVKVYPKLDKKISNSHELDECSGTYKALDLRKDFTLKGDHKNCWFMNYSNEIVRVINITQHNSEIVIYGQKVREISDYFTQVIKSSTLNIYCSSDLVYDRKRIYKLSEIKCKMFGMEHKSKTIFIPLLHTLFYTL is encoded by the exons atggaaCGAAGATCATTCAGATATAGTTCAAGCtattatagaaaaattgaTGCATTgcgaaaaagtttaaataataCGTATAATACTAATCAAGTTTTAAATATAAGTGTCGGCAATGACAttgcagaagaaaatgagaCTTCAATGGACATTGATTTTGAAG AAGAGAATATTAATTTGGATTATTCATCAGATGAAAATACTGAAGATGAGGAGGAATATAATACACCAGATCTGCATAATGATATTCATATCTGGGCAATCGAGCATGACATAAAACATGACGCACTTACAAAATTATTGCATATTTTGAGACAATTTCCAATGTTTCAATATCTACCTTTAGATGCGCGTACAATCTTAGAAACACCAAGGCATATAGATGTGAAGCCAATGGGAAACGGAGAAATGTGGTATCATGGAGTTAAAACCGTTGTCTGTAAACAACTTGAACAACTGAATATAGACAATTTACCAAAAATATCAATCAGGTTTCATGTAGATGGTCTTCAAgtatttaaaagctcaaagatTGATGTATGGCCAATATTATGTGCCATTGATGAGCTTCCTAATATTCCACCACAAGTTGTTGCAATCTATTGTGGAAACGGTAAGCCTTCCTGTGTGTCGGaatactttgaaaaatttattccagaTGTTCAGGATCTAATAAGGAATGGTTTGAAGATTGGCATGCACCATATTATAGTCTCTATTAAGAGCTTTTTGTGTGATCTTCCCGCGCGAGCATTTGTTAAag gtaCCGTGTATTATAATCACAGATATGGATGCAGTAAATGCACagttgaaggagaaaatgatCCAg GACCACGAATGAGCTATCCTACATTGAATGCTCCTAAGAGAACTAATGAAAGTTTTAGGAGACGTCAAGATCCCTCGCATCACCATGAAACATCTATTATTGAAGAATTGCCAATCGACATGATTACAGCATTTCCAGTTTCCGATGATCTTCATTTACTGCACCTAGGTGTTATGAAAAGATTAGTTTTAGGTTGGATGGaaggtaaatttaattaccaCTCAAAATGGCCAGCTGCAATTACTAAAAAAGTCTCTAGAAGGTTGGTTAAGCTTAATTATTACAGACCAAAAGAACTTCATCGTAATATCAGAGATTTGAATGAGATTTCTAGATGGAAGGCAACTGAGTGGCGAACTTTCCTTATGTATACCGGTgttgtaattttaaaagatattctcaaagaagatgttttttataatttcttattaCTTTTCTGTAGTGTAACAATTTGCGAATCTCGTCATTATCACCACTTACTGCCAGTTGCGGAAGCCATGTTacaagaatttgtaaaaacatATATACAGCTCTATGGTCGCGATCAAATTGTTATGAATATTCACAGCATCATACACGTGGTTGATGACGTTCGAAATCATGGGCCATTATTATCCATGTCTACTTATCCCTTTGAAAACGAATTgcaaagtattaaaaaaaaagtgagaaatggAAATCGTCCACTCGTTCAAATTGCTCGAAGACaaatggaaaaatcttatGTGGACTTgctaaaagcaaaaaaggtTAAAGTATATCCAAAGTTGGACAAAAAGATATCAAATTCACACGAACTCGATGAATGTTCTGGTACCTATAAGGCCCTAGacttaagaaaagattttacacTAAAGGGTGATCATAAAAATTGTTGGTTTATGAATTACTCAAATGAAATTGTCAGAGTTATAAATATTACACAGCACAATTCAGAAATTGTTATTTATGGTCAAAAGGTACGAGAAATTTCAGATTATTTTACTCAAGTTATTAAATCATCAACcttgaatatttattgctCCTCAGATTTAGTTTATGatagaaagagaatttataaattgtctgaaattaaatgtaaaatgtttggTATGGAACATAAGTCtaagacaatttttattccGCTTTTACATACCCTCTTTTATACCCTTTAA